Proteins from one Chroococcidiopsis sp. CCMEE 29 genomic window:
- a CDS encoding SWIM zinc finger family protein produces the protein MTNYTLQASREWWAQRWLDLLDSYRFKKRLERARNYARQGNVLSIKFQGSKVLAKVQGTEPEPYQVSLFLEPFSDEQWGYVIETMSQRAIFAAKLLAGEMPQNIEEVFTANGLSLFPFTLSDIRSKCSCPDKANPCKHIGAIYYQLGDRFSEDPFVLFQLRGRTKDQIIAALRQLRGANIEPAKSEPTSLNPQPTLREAACASTTLAPTLQPLKIDRFWHYNEPLETTLVVIAPPPSSETVLDVLGPIPLAESDATGHSSSNSNVPEVVKHYLDTVYKQVSQQAVLAAMNTEAS, from the coding sequence ATGACAAATTACACCCTGCAGGCAAGTCGAGAATGGTGGGCGCAAAGGTGGCTCGATTTGTTAGATTCCTATCGCTTCAAAAAGCGTTTAGAACGTGCGCGTAACTATGCTCGTCAGGGAAACGTCCTGAGTATCAAGTTTCAAGGTTCCAAGGTATTAGCCAAGGTGCAGGGCACAGAACCAGAACCGTATCAAGTTTCCCTATTTCTTGAACCGTTTAGTGATGAGCAGTGGGGTTATGTAATTGAAACCATGTCCCAGCGGGCGATCTTTGCAGCGAAACTGCTGGCGGGGGAAATGCCACAAAACATTGAAGAAGTGTTTACGGCGAATGGTCTGTCGCTCTTTCCATTTACGCTGTCTGATATCCGCAGCAAATGCTCTTGCCCTGACAAAGCCAATCCATGCAAGCATATTGGTGCGATTTACTATCAACTGGGTGATCGCTTTAGTGAAGACCCCTTTGTTTTATTTCAGCTGCGGGGTCGCACGAAAGATCAAATCATCGCTGCCTTAAGGCAGTTACGCGGTGCCAACATTGAACCTGCTAAATCGGAACCAACTTCCCTCAACCCTCAACCCACTCTTCGAGAAGCCGCTTGCGCGTCTACGACCCTCGCCCCTACCCTGCAACCGCTCAAAATTGATCGCTTTTGGCACTATAATGAGCCGCTAGAGACAACACTAGTTGTCATCGCTCCACCGCCCAGCAGTGAAACAGTTTTAGATGTTCTAGGACCGATTCCTCTGGCAGAGTCAGATGCAACTGGACATTCTAGCTCAAACTCAAATGTCCCAGAGGTGGTGAAGCATTATTTAGATACTGTTTACAAACAAGTTAGCCAGCAAGCTGTTTTAGCAGCGATGAATACAGAAGCGAGTTAA